TACTAGAATGAACATGTCCGTGTATCAATGTTAGATCACATCAACTTAAATCGATGTCTTTGAAACTAAAAAATCTtcacacacacgcacacacacaaCCCCCTCTCCAGTCTCCACCAAAGAAAATATCTTCCAAGGATAAATCATTCACCTTCAAACCCCGTGACCCTCTGGCTCCTCGCTTCTTCTTGCTCGGTGGCTCGTATTCTACGTGCGAGCCCATCGCACCGCAGTTCAGAATGGCAATATCTCCGTCATGCTAAAATGGTAAGAGCAGCCCCATTTTCTGACAGAACTCAATGGATATGCAAAATATTAGTACGAGATAGATAAACGACAGCCTCTCTTAAAGGACCTACATGTTCtcttatactaaaaaaaaaaaagaaaaaaagaaatgcacGGCATGTCAGCACTTAGTTAAGCCAAAACAAGATCTGCGAAAAACACAAGGACAGAAATATTGACAATGTGATGATAACCATGCTAAACGAGCCACAGTATCTCGGGACTCGTATCCAGGAAATCGGTACAAGACCACAACAGTTTTGTTACATCAAGAATGTTTTAACAATGATCTCTAATTTCTCCAAGCAAAGTGCAGAGGGAAATGCAAAATGCCAAGAGAAGCCTCCTCTGTGCAGCAAATATTTTGCAGTCACTCCAGAACTCCTATACacataaatttatatatatatatatatatatatctggacttaatttccTCAATATCCAAAATTTGAAGCTCCATCCAATGCTCCTTTTCTAATAGCAGCCTCGAAGTGATGATAAACCCATTGCGAACGGGAATACAATGCTCTTATCAAGTACCACTCAATAATTTCAGGAGTCTCTCCAAAATCACAACAAAACTGCCCTCtctcctcctctttttttttttttttgtggtgtcTTTTCATTCCTCCATTAACCACCCTAATATACATCAGTAAAATTTGGGTGGAATCACTCAAAATTACTTAAATCCTACTAAGTTAGTGCCCACAAAAAAGTAGCATCAGCTTGCTCAATCTGACTCCTTGACAGAACCTGAAGCGGAGTCTCCGTTAAAACATAACTCCCCATTTGGCAAATTCGGTGCGTTTTCTTGGCTGTTCTCCTCGCTTGTGGTTGCCCGATTTTTGCTGGGTCTTGGTCGAACATTAACACCCATGGGAAAAGGTACCTGCAGATAAAAATCAACATgacctcttctttcttttctcagcGAGACAAAATGTTTTCTTACATCTATCTTCTATTAAGATCAGATTAGCTATAAGCCCATCCAGCACAACTATTGAGTTCGTAAAAGGAAATGCATAGTGGAATAGTAACATTACCTATTGTCTCAATTACTCTACTTTTTCTACTGATGCCACAGTTTGAAGGTTGACTTAAGAAGGGGGTCATTCAAGCGCAAAGTTTGATGGTCCCAAAAACTTTTAACTAGATAACTCCAAACAATGCAAACCCAAGAACTTCAGATATTATCTAACGAAAGCTCCCCAAGCCTTGTGCTGCAGCACAACATCAAAAATCCACTATCATTTACACAACAGGCCCCAGAGTGATACTTTCTTCTTAGTCTTCTACATTCAAGTCTAAAGTAGTCTCACCACATAATTGAAAAACTAATAACTTGTACTTCCACATGCTGAAAATCCTGTATTGTATATGCTTACAGGACAGTGCTACGTATTGAAGCAATACTTCCTATTCAAAGACTTCAGCAATGGATGGCCGTTATAACAGATGGTGCCAAAAATTGCAACAGCCACCCTACCCTTCCAATCACCTGCCTCCAATGCAAATCTATATGACTCTCATAAGGGGAACTAAAATCTCAAGCTTAGGTTCAGGTCAAATCTACCACAAGATTAGACCAGTTCTCTAGTCTCTTAACCCACAGAAAACTTATGGTAAACAGACCAATTTCAAGCAATGCATGCTAATATTCATGTCAATGCTTGCTTATGCATAACCAGCACTCCTTGTACCTGATCACCTGCATTGGGACCATCAGTGTGGAATAGTATCGGCCTGCATCGCTTGTCTTCATTCATCAAGCTTGAATTTTGGAAGTGCGCAATAAGAGCAGCTTTTCCCTGTATGCGAGCATATGCAAGCGAGGCTACTTTTTCACTATTAAACTTTTCCCATTTCTTCCCGTTGAATGCCTACCAAGACAATCAATGCACTTCAGTTCTAGTCTGATTTAGCAAGAACCAGGTGTAGTGTGGGAAAAGTTCTTTCCAATTACTATGATCAATAGTATACCTGATAAAATGGGATGATCAAGGAGGGATCGGTCATGTTGATAAATGCATATCCCACATTGCATTTGTTCTGAAAAGGAAGGAATACCACATTAACTACTTAACATAGCACAAGAAGTTGGGGGTACTGAATTTAAAAGCCACCCGCTTCAAGGGATTGCACTTGCCTTAAAATCAATGGGCAAGTAGATGAAATCATATGTTCCTCGATGGCGTTCATCAATTGCAGCCAAAAGCATCTTTGAAGTGTATCTGCAGTAGCCACCCAGATGAAATAGGATACAGGAATCACAAATGTAGAAAGAAGACACCCACTATTCCACTGGATTTATAATAGTGCAAAGGAGGTTAAGAAATTGACTGAACATATTTTAACGAAAAGATCAACTTTACAACAATCGAAACCTTCCCTGGAAACTTAAGCATGCCAGACATTGGATAGTCCAAAACTGGAATGTAAAGGACCATACAATAATAACTTTCAGAGTAAGTAATTCTATGCTAGAAGCAGGATATGCTTGATCTAAATGCAGGCAAAGAGAATATAGAATCATAATGCTGTATACAAAACTAACATGACAGTAGTACATTCTCACTTAGCACATTCGCATTCACTTCAAGCCACTTGCAATTCATGTGAACCTCCTAGGACAATCCATATGCAACCACATTTTTGTCCAGGCAAAAAACTAGAAGAAGAAAGCTAACCAAAAACCATgacaaaaataataacaatGAAAAAGGCAAAGAAGACAAAGGTGCTTATCATGAAGCATGAATCACATCAAAGTTGATGTAATGGAGAGCTATCCTGCCTGAGATGATCTGATTTGTTTAAACCAGGATGTATCCCTTTAGATATGAAACATCAAGAGACAACAACGCATTTCCTCCGCAAATTCTATTTCCCATTCAATTTGATCAATGATGAAGTCAAGCAAATGCATAAGAATACCAAACAAAAGCATAGTCCCAAGCCTCAATCAAAGCTACATACTTGTTAGGAATGTTCTTTATCATAAGAGTTGTTCGTTTATCTTCTCCTCGCATAATGCGGTCAATGTCAAGTTCAAACTGTTTCTTGTTGTCAGCCTGACTTGAATTACTTTCATTTCTACGGTTTCGACTCCTTTCATTTGGAGAATCAAACGAATTTATCATAGGAATCATTTGGCCCCTTGTAGGAAACATCATGCACCTCTGAGGAAGAGAGTTAAATCCAACACTTTTGGAAGGAACCGCCAGCTCCACACAGCCTCCTCCAGCACCCGAAAAAATGTTACGGGGAACAAATTCCAAAGGATGTGGTGCATTACCAGAAATCCTAATATTTCCAAGAGAACCAGGGTGGAAAACAGAAGCATCAGGAGATTCCCCTGCAAATGCATGTCGTCTGTCCCAAAGAGAAGGATTGACAGATGGTGCAGATCCCACATGGTGGTTACTTTGAGGTAGAATCGCATTGAGTATTTGGTTTGGCGCTCGAGGAACTGCATGCAGTTGTTGAGCATGAGGAGGAGTACAAACCCCATTAACAAATGAAGGTGAATTTTGCCACATCATGCCCTGAGGCTGAGGATGGTGCGTATTACTCCACATATAGTGACGTCCAGGAGGTGGACAGCTCCCATTTCCAGAATGACCAAAAACTGCAACAAGAGAAATGAATGTCAGAGGCCAATTTCTCATAAATGTATTATGCTACCAAACTGTGAAAACAGACAATAACAAACTTCCTCTTCAGGCAAATATCAAATGATATAAACACATTATGATGGCCATTCTAAATATAAGTCAAGCAAATAGTTATTTGTTCAAGTCTTCACACTCCACAGCTTCACCAACTGCTCAAATACAGGAACTTAACATTAAATGACAAAGATAAATCCTCTGCTGTCAAAGAACTTACCACCATCATTCAGCTCAACAGGGTGCCCTTTGGAGCCGAATCTGCAGAACTGCGTGTTCTCAATCATTTCAGAAGGCCTTGCACTTATATTAGAAGACATGTGGCCTGGGGAATTGCAAGAAATCCCATTTCCCAACCCATCATGATAATCAGGAAGTGAATGAGGATGATAGTTTGGCACACTCCGGAGCTCTAATTTCATCTCACCCTGTGAATGGCTAGATTCACCATCTCTGGTGTGATTGCCAGAAGATCCCGCCCTTGTCAAAGAAGGTAGGCTGTTAGGAGCAGAAGATACGACATGGTGGAAAGCATTGTCAAAGAATGGAGTAACAGTTGCTCCACTGGCAGATTGGGACCCAAAGATTGTTCCGTTATCCATGCTAGATGGAATTCCTCCATGTGAAAATGGTCCTGGAATGATCATAATGAGGAAACATGAGGATATCAATTGCCTTGCAGGGCAAAGATTACACATGGAAAATATATCATGTGGGAAACTGTACCAGAAAATCCAGTTGATGCAGTACTTCGAGGGCTTGTCTGTTGCAAATAAAGACTAGATTCTTCCTGCTCCAACTCTGACGAAAATGGCTGCGTCAATCTGCAAAGAGACAAGGTTTTAACTCCAGGTGTCTAGGAGCACTCAAGACTATTAACACCTATTCATAATATAAATTTGTAACCCACTCAGGAACATAGAAGATTTTGTTTACTCTTAAAGATCTATATCCTTTTCCAATGATGATCACAAAAAGAATGACCACTTTCCCATCCTAGCCACCACCCTGCCTCTCATTCCAGACAAACACtaaaatgaaattcaaaaataaaaaataaaaataaaataattgatgCAGTGGTGTAATGTCCCACCGTCTAGCACCACCAGGACGGCTGGGTTCGAGCTTAATCCGCTTCCCTGCAATGTCACTCCTATTCAATGCCCGAAGTGCAGCTTCTGCTGCTCGCACATCataaaattcaataaatttgtGATGACTTCTATGCGGAGTCTCACGAATCTGCAGTCCAGAGAACAGAATTAGCAAAGTTTTGCCTGAAACAAAATATCAACCCAACCCTTAATTTGGCACCCAATCTTACCTCCTTAATTTCACCatagacaccaaaaatttgacgGAGCTCATCATTTGAGACGGAAGAGTCAAGGTTAAAAACCACAAGAGTTCCTTGATTGACATCTTTCTCTGATGGATTGTCCTAATAATTAAAAGTATGCATGTTTTGAAACAATAAACATCAGAAACTACACTCGTGTGCATATGAAAACATCGTACCTTTGGAATAAATATTATACAAAGACAAgtgaaaatataaatattggAATTTGACAACAAAATGAACAGGGTAAACAAAAGCTAAAGAAACATACCTTTGGAATTGAGAAATGAATGTCAAGTTTCCTACGCCTTAATGGTTTATTCTGGAGGGCTTTCATTGCATTCCGAGCAGCTCTAATATCATAGTATGAAATCATAACAAAACCGCGATGCTTACATGCTGTATATAGGGTGCGAATATCTCCATATTGCTGCATCAAAGATACAGAAATTGGGACCACCAAAAGCAAGACAAATATGCATGATAACTAGAACTTAAATAAAAAACACTGCATCTCACCTCGAAAAGTGTTCGCAACTCACAATCCTCTACATTGCTATTAATATTTCTGACAAAGAGTGTCCTTGAAGGGTGTTCTCCAAAAGGGTGCTCCCCTACACCCGAACCCACCAACTGACCATTGGCATTTTCACCCGAGATGTCAGAATTATTTTGTCCCGATGGAAAACCATCTTCTCCCAGCTCCAATCCTCCAATACTGCTAAATACAT
This portion of the Coffea eugenioides isolate CCC68of chromosome 11, Ceug_1.0, whole genome shotgun sequence genome encodes:
- the LOC113751547 gene encoding protein MEI2-like 4 isoform X2 — encoded protein: MPSDIMGSQGLSPSSFLSEDLHPDEIGFWKTDTMPNCYGSKIDGTLHTVGVASSPLQKRIQLDSRISNRFDLPDSFLHQDQRAATSIEKHAVGAAGATSRSLPRNFDHDLVTRPNFSVEPASYFMEGEKLNLVGAQYENGLFSSSLSELFSRKLRLSSNNPPYGHSVGAAASQYEEEETFESLEELEAHTIGNLLPDDDDLLSGVTDGMDNITQPNNGDDIEDLDVFSSIGGLELGEDGFPSGQNNSDISGENANGQLVGSGVGEHPFGEHPSRTLFVRNINSNVEDCELRTLFEQYGDIRTLYTACKHRGFVMISYYDIRAARNAMKALQNKPLRRRKLDIHFSIPKDNPSEKDVNQGTLVVFNLDSSVSNDELRQIFGVYGEIKEIRETPHRSHHKFIEFYDVRAAEAALRALNRSDIAGKRIKLEPSRPGGARRLTQPFSSELEQEESSLYLQQTSPRSTASTGFSGPFSHGGIPSSMDNGTIFGSQSASGATVTPFFDNAFHHVVSSAPNSLPSLTRAGSSGNHTRDGESSHSQGEMKLELRSVPNYHPHSLPDYHDGLGNGISCNSPGHMSSNISARPSEMIENTQFCRFGSKGHPVELNDGVFGHSGNGSCPPPGRHYMWSNTHHPQPQGMMWQNSPSFVNGVCTPPHAQQLHAVPRAPNQILNAILPQSNHHVGSAPSVNPSLWDRRHAFAGESPDASVFHPGSLGNIRISGNAPHPLEFVPRNIFSGAGGGCVELAVPSKSVGFNSLPQRCMMFPTRGQMIPMINSFDSPNERSRNRRNESNSSQADNKKQFELDIDRIMRGEDKRTTLMIKNIPNKYTSKMLLAAIDERHRGTYDFIYLPIDFKNKCNVGYAFINMTDPSLIIPFYQAFNGKKWEKFNSEKVASLAYARIQGKAALIAHFQNSSLMNEDKRCRPILFHTDGPNAGDQVPFPMGVNVRPRPSKNRATTSEENSQENAPNLPNGELCFNGDSASGSVKESD
- the LOC113751547 gene encoding protein MEI2-like 4 isoform X1, coding for MPSDIMGSQGLSPSSFLSEDLHPDERQIGFWKTDTMPNCYGSKIDGTLHTVGVASSPLQKRIQLDSRISNRFDLPDSFLHQDQRAATSIEKHAVGAAGATSRSLPRNFDHDLVTRPNFSVEPASYFMEGEKLNLVGAQYENGLFSSSLSELFSRKLRLSSNNPPYGHSVGAAASQYEEEETFESLEELEAHTIGNLLPDDDDLLSGVTDGMDNITQPNNGDDIEDLDVFSSIGGLELGEDGFPSGQNNSDISGENANGQLVGSGVGEHPFGEHPSRTLFVRNINSNVEDCELRTLFEQYGDIRTLYTACKHRGFVMISYYDIRAARNAMKALQNKPLRRRKLDIHFSIPKDNPSEKDVNQGTLVVFNLDSSVSNDELRQIFGVYGEIKEIRETPHRSHHKFIEFYDVRAAEAALRALNRSDIAGKRIKLEPSRPGGARRLTQPFSSELEQEESSLYLQQTSPRSTASTGFSGPFSHGGIPSSMDNGTIFGSQSASGATVTPFFDNAFHHVVSSAPNSLPSLTRAGSSGNHTRDGESSHSQGEMKLELRSVPNYHPHSLPDYHDGLGNGISCNSPGHMSSNISARPSEMIENTQFCRFGSKGHPVELNDGVFGHSGNGSCPPPGRHYMWSNTHHPQPQGMMWQNSPSFVNGVCTPPHAQQLHAVPRAPNQILNAILPQSNHHVGSAPSVNPSLWDRRHAFAGESPDASVFHPGSLGNIRISGNAPHPLEFVPRNIFSGAGGGCVELAVPSKSVGFNSLPQRCMMFPTRGQMIPMINSFDSPNERSRNRRNESNSSQADNKKQFELDIDRIMRGEDKRTTLMIKNIPNKYTSKMLLAAIDERHRGTYDFIYLPIDFKNKCNVGYAFINMTDPSLIIPFYQAFNGKKWEKFNSEKVASLAYARIQGKAALIAHFQNSSLMNEDKRCRPILFHTDGPNAGDQVPFPMGVNVRPRPSKNRATTSEENSQENAPNLPNGELCFNGDSASGSVKESD